The following are encoded together in the Bubalus kerabau isolate K-KA32 ecotype Philippines breed swamp buffalo chromosome 3, PCC_UOA_SB_1v2, whole genome shotgun sequence genome:
- the POLR2D gene encoding DNA-directed RNA polymerase II subunit RPB4 isoform X1: MAAGGSDPRSGDVEEDASQLIFPKEFETAETLLNSEVHMLLEHRKQQNESAEDEQELSEVFMKTLNYTARFSRFKNRETIASVRSLLLQKKLHKFELACLANLCPETAEESKALIPSLEGRFEDEELQQILDDIQTKRSFQY; this comes from the exons ATGGCGGCAGGCGGTAGCGATCCGCGCTCTGGAGATGTAGAGGAGGACGCATCACAACTCATCTTTCCCAAAG AGTTTGAAACAGCTGAGACGCTTCTGAATTCGGAAGTTCATATGCTTCTTGAGCATCGAAAGCAGCAGAATGAGAGCGCAGAGGATGAGCAGGAACTTTCCGAGGTCTTCATGAAAACTTTAAATTACACTGCCCGTTTCAGTCGTTTCAAAAACAGAGAGACCATTGCCAGTGTCCGTAG CTTGCTGCTCCAGAAGAAGCTTCATAAGTTTGAGTTGGCCTGTTTAGCCAACCTTTGTCCAGAGACTGCTGAGGAGTCCAAGGCTCTGATCCCAAG CCTGGAGGGGCGGTTTGAAGATGAGGAGCTACAGCAGATTCTTGATGACATCCAGACCAAGCGTAGCTTTCAGTATTAA
- the POLR2D gene encoding DNA-directed RNA polymerase II subunit RPB4 isoform X2, with the protein MAAGGSDPRSGDVEEDASQLIFPKEFETAETLLNSEVHMLLEHRKQQNESAEDEQELSEVFMKTLNYTARFSRFKNRETIASVRSLLLQKKLHKFELACLANLCPETAEESKALIPRGSHEYGG; encoded by the exons ATGGCGGCAGGCGGTAGCGATCCGCGCTCTGGAGATGTAGAGGAGGACGCATCACAACTCATCTTTCCCAAAG AGTTTGAAACAGCTGAGACGCTTCTGAATTCGGAAGTTCATATGCTTCTTGAGCATCGAAAGCAGCAGAATGAGAGCGCAGAGGATGAGCAGGAACTTTCCGAGGTCTTCATGAAAACTTTAAATTACACTGCCCGTTTCAGTCGTTTCAAAAACAGAGAGACCATTGCCAGTGTCCGTAG CTTGCTGCTCCAGAAGAAGCTTCATAAGTTTGAGTTGGCCTGTTTAGCCAACCTTTGTCCAGAGACTGCTGAGGAGTCCAAGGCTCTGATCCCAAG aggctcccatgaatatggtggatga